CGTCCTGGAACTGTTCCGTAACGTCTTCCCCGTTCAGAAGAATCCTTGAAACCTTCCATCCTTCTTCCGGTGTGATCCATATCTTCGGCTCGGCAAAACGATCCACAACAAAGTTATCTATGTTGCCTTCTATCTGATCTTCTTCCCCTTCTATCACTACATCTGCGTGACTTTTTTCCACACGGATATTATGGGAGTCTGGCACGGTTGTACTAATGGTGCTCTGGGAATTCGATGAGCTTCCTGCATCTGCTGCCAGAACGGACATGGTCGTAAAAAACATTGCTGCGATTGCAGCCAGCATAGTCATCACTGTCACAAACACTGCCGTTGTAATGCGGACAGTCTTTTTATCCACAATGATATCCAAATTTTCTGTCTTTTTCCTCATATGCACGCCCCCTTACTCACTTTTGTCCATGTATGATATAGTAAATTTCACCGTATCTGCGTACTCTCCGGCTGCCGCCTTCTTCCAGTCTTCTTTTTTACGGCTCCACCATCTTCGATGTGTAAATCGTCTCATCTGTGTCGTTAAGTACGATTTCAAATGTAAAGTAACATGGGTTTCCTTCCGGATTCATCAGGTTCATCTGCACGTCTTTTTTGTCTGCCTCGATCGTAATGGACGGATAGCCCGGTATCCGGATTCCTGTCGGCTTTTCCCCGGTATCGTCTGCCGTCTGGGTCTTCGCATTTGGATCCTGATCCGGCATATTCGCTTTGTACTCTTTCGTACATTTTGCATCTGTATACCAGCCTGCAAATGCATAACCGACTCTTTTTTCCGGATACAGACTTCCAAAACTCCCTGAAGCAGACCGTGATACTCGATAAATGGCTCCATGAATTTGTCAAATCTTGCCCACTCCCATGCCTGGCTCACCGTCTGAATCGCCTCTTCTTGTTCTTTCAGATTGATCTGACACATTGCCTGCACACAGCCCAGATAAATCATGGAGATTGGGTATACTCCGTCTGCCATCAGAAATGCACCCTGCACAACACCTTTTGCCTTAGCATAATCCTGTCTCAGATAAATCTCATGCGCCAGAAGGCTCACCGCAAATAACCGCTGTCCGATTGGCAGATACGGAATGTACTGCTGAAGCGGCGGTGTTCCTTCCTCCGGCGGTATATGAAGAAATATGCTGATTACATAAAATGCGAACAGGCAGGCCGCTTTTACATTCACAGGTGCATCCTCCTGCATTGCCTGGGTCAAACACTGATGTACATCTTCCCTTGTACGCTGTGCTGCCTGAGGATCTCCAAGTGTAAGATTCGCAAATGTGTAAAGCATATCCGCCGATAGCCGGAGCATCACATCATCGTGATCCAGATAATCTTTTACCGTCTCCACACATTTTTCCGCCTGCGCCGAGAAGAAATAATATTCTCCCTGTGCAATCTGCGCCAGTTCCTTATCTTCTATTTTCTCAATTGCTTCTGCTGCTTTTCCCGATTGAAAGGCACTTCCAGCTGATATAACCTTTATCAATGAAACTTTTCTACATAATAATTCTGTATATCTGTTAAAATATACGCCTCATAATATTCTACCGGAATCTCCTGATTGTCTTCCAGACAATAGGAAATCGCTTTAATTCTCAATAAAGGCTGACTTTCGTCCCGTTCCAGCAACCGGCTCACCGACACATCTGCTGTTGTAGCTTCCAGTGTCTGTCTCACCCTGTACATATATGTCCCATAGAATGAACCAAGCACTTCATATAAAGACCGGTTATTGAAGTCAAAAAAATCTAACTTTTCAAATCTTTTTGCCGGTAATACTGCTGTATTTAAACTATACGGAATACCATCTGCATAATAAAGGCTGCGGATTTCAAAAATCTCTTCTCCTTCTTCTATCTGAAGTTTATCTGCCAGATACGTATCTGCTTCTTTTTTTTCTAAAGACAACTGCTTCTTGCCCGGCAACTTTCCTTCGTTCCTTACAGCCTCTGTAAAACTATAGATTCTTGATCTTTTCTGATCTGCCAGTTCTCTCACAAAGCAGCCCTTTCCCTTGATCCGGTACAAGATCCCTTCTGCACACAATTCATCAATTGCTTTTCTCACCGTCACACGACTGACTTTATAACACTGGCACATTTCATTCTCGGATTTGATTACCTGATTGGGTTTTAAAATATTATCTTTGATCTGTTCTTTTATCTCTTGCTTGATTATTTCGTATTTGGTCATCTTACTTTCCACCTGTTCGCCATAAAAAATAACTTTGGCTTATCGTTAACGCAAAAAGCCACAGATCTCATACTCACATGAAATCCATGGCCTTCTTGATCTTTTATTATTTTAACATAAAATCCTCTATTTTTGTCCGTTATTATGCAGTTTCTTTTGCAATTTTTCTCCAGTTCAGGAAACCGTATGTGGAGTTGATGAAGTTGATTGTCTTCATAATGATAATCAGCAGTGCAGAGGAATCTCCCTGCATAAATACCATGATCCACATCACAATTGAAAGTGCATTTACAATTGCCCACATTGCCCACTGCTCTGAGAAACGAAGCAGATACAGGAAACTTGCCACAACCGATACGACTGTTGTCAGAGAATCCATAAATGGAAGATTTCCACCCATCCATTTCAGAATCTGCATGTATCCAAGTACTCCGATAATTGTCACTGCTACTGTTGTGAGCATAATCTTTGGTGTCATCGTACGGAATTTTACTTCTCCACCCTTTGTCATGTTCTTTTTCCATGTGAAGATTGCAATAGCACTGACCGGAATTGAGTAGATTAAGTTGTACATGACCTCACCGTAAAGCGGAATACCCATACAGTTAATCGCATATAATGCACTGTTGATAATTGCAAAATACAGACCGGCAACTTTACCTTTTGCTCCAAGTACCAGGTTCAGACTACTTGTCAACGTCATGACCAGCATAAACAGACTTTCTTTCTGAATTGCCCAGGCTACTGTCTGTACAATCAGTACAAATGCAAGCCATGCTTTTTCTTTCCAGCTCCAATCTGTAAAAAATTCTTTTATTTTATTCATTTTCCCATTCCTCCGAAATCTTCTGAAATTCCTCCAGGTCCATAACCGGTCCGGACGTTCCTACAATTGCCGCTGCCGTACGATTTGCAAGTAATACGGCATCTTCTACTTTCATTCCCTTTGACATTCCTGCAATAATCGCCCCGATATGACTGTCTCCGGCTCCTACAGTGTCCACAACATTGGTCTTAACAGATGCGACCCTTCTCATTTCTTTTCCATCATAGAACAAGGTTCCTTCTGCCCCAAGCGTAACAAATACGAGATTGCCACTCTTCTCATAAAGGGCTCTCACTGCTTCTTCTACATTTTCCTGCTGTGTATAACCCTTTGCTTCTGCTTCATTAATATGTAAGATTGGCTTTAATGCAAAAAGGTTTTCCATTGTTTCAGATTCGATTGCCGTAATCATCGGTCCCGGTGCGAAAAAGATATGCTTTTCTTCCACATTTTCCACTGTTTTCAACCATTGTGAAATGATTTCACCACTTTTTCCACAAACCTGATAGCCTGCGATGTAGATATTCTCATAGTTGTCCATGTCGATTTGCTCAAACCATTCCTTTTTGAAGTGGCATTCCGCTCCCTGCACTGTGATAAATGTTCTTTCTCCATCAGCCTCTACAAGACTCAGGCAATAACCGTTATCCTCTCCCGGTTCTTCAATCATCGGCTCATATCCTTTTTCCTTCATGCCTCTACGGATAATATCTGCAAATGAACCACTTCCCACCGGCACACACAAATCATGTTCACATTTCAGATTTCTCAATGTGTTGGCAACATTGTACGCACAGCCGCCAACTACCGTTTTCGTCTCCTTGCAGGGAATATCCTCCCCACTCTTTGGGAGACGTTCAACCTTCATCATCAGATCAACAATCGCAGCTCCGACTACTAGCGTCCGCATCCCAACAGCTCCCTTCCTTTTTCAAGAATATTGATATACTCCTCAAAATCTGTCTCCGGGTTTTGAACTCTTAAAAGTTCTGTGTACTCTGGATTAATCTTTGAATAACCAACAAATGCCCCACATATAGCTGTTGCCATCGCTCCGATTGTATCTGTGTCACCGCCAAGATTTGCACACATCAGACAACATTTATTTGGATCCTGTGTGTAATATGCAATGGAAACCGCTGCCGGAACAGATTCAATAATTCCAACTCCTGCTCCAATTACATCATAGATTTTCTTAGAAAATGCATCTTCATCGTCTGCATATTCTTTTGCAATCTGAACACCAATCTTTACTCTCTCTGCAAGTCTCGGGCTGAATGTCTCACAACCTTTTTCGTATCCGGCTTCTTCTACAGAAAGAATATCACTTAACACCTGCTCGAAATCATCATTGACAATTGCAGATGCAACACCTTCTGCAATCATAGCTGCTCCGGCGATTGTAACATCACTTGTATGTGTTGTCTTGGAAACTCCGTACACATAATCTATCAGTTCTTTTCTCTGATCTGGTGTAAAGAGGCAGCCGATTGGTGCAATTCTCATAGAACTTCCATTGGATAAAGCTTTGTTCGTTATCGCACTTGCATCTACTCCATCTCGGAAATTCGCCAGTGCAACCTTAGAGGTCGGTCCTAAAATATTATTTTCAAATGCATTCTCTTTTTCAGCCCATTCCAGCATACGCTTTGCTATGTCTGATGCGTCCGGTCTATAATCTGTCGCCTTCAATGAATCCAAAAGAACCATTGCCTGTCCAGTATCATCCGTGAACTGAGCTTTATTATAATTAAATGCAACATCATTCTCTTTGGGTCCGTCAATAAATTCTGTAATCTTTCCGCCAAAGAATTTTCTTGCTCTTTCTCGGCCCCACAATTCTGCCGGCATTCCCATCGCATCACCAAGTGCCATTCCGTATAATGCTCCGGCAATTTTATCTCTTAGTTCCATGTTTCTTTGCTCCTTTCAGATACATCTCGATAGTACAACTTGTATTATTTCTTGTTGCGTTTATTTTATACATATCGGTTATTTATGTCAATATACTTTCATTTTTTTACTACTTTTCAGCACTTTTGTCAATTTTTATTGTTTTTCGAATAAATACAAGTCTGATTTTTTGTCTAAAATAACAACACCGTATCCGGTACTGTGTTTCTATTTCGTAATCTTCAAAAAAGCGCCAGAACCGACATTTGCCGGAACTGGCGTTTCTTAATCCGAGAGCTTATTATACTCCCATTTTATTCTTTTATCATTTTATGAATTATTTTCCTAGGCTGTCACTTTTTTATCTTCCGACTTCTCAAGGAGTTTCTTAATTCCCTGAATTGCTACAAGCACTCCAAGGATTAACAGAAGTACTGCAAAGATAAGCTGCAATGTATTTCCAAAATCCAATCCTGTTGTCATGAATGCCTTTGTAAGTTTTACAATTGTCATTCCAAGTGCCGTAAATGTAACTGCCATCATAAATACCATTGGTCCCCAGAGCATGAATCCCTGACGTTTTGTCTTCTTTAAGAATACTGCGCAGGCTACAAGTGCCAGTACAGATAACAGCTGGTTTGCAGAACCAAACAGTGGCCAGATCTCTGCATATCCGACTTTTGTCAGGAAATAAGCAAGTACCAGTGTAATGATTGTTGCAAAATACTTGTTCGTTACTACCTTTAAGAAAGGACTCATATTCTCATCTTCCACATCTGAATCAATCCAGAACTCCTGGAATGACAGACGTCCGACTCTGGCTACTGAATCCAGAGATGTCAGTGCAAATGCAGATACTGCAAGGTTAATCAGTGTAAATACAAGTGAATGTGGCAGACCGATGGCTGACAGGAAGTTCGCAATTGCTCCTGCAAAAATCTGTGGCTGAGTGGTCAGTCCCTGTGCTGCTGCCTCACCTTTTCCAAATGATGCAACGGCAATCAATGCCAGAACTGCAAGCATACTTTCCATTAACATGGCACCGAATGAAACCGGAAGCATGTTTTTCTCATTTTTAATCTGCTTGGAAGCAGTACCTGATGATACCAGTGAATGGAATCCTGAAACTGCACCACAAGCGATTGTTACAAACAAGATTGGGAACATATACTGCGGATTTCCATTTGCATCCGGTATCGAGAATGCTGTAAATGCTTCAAGATTACATGCCGGATTTGCAACAAATACACCAATAACAGCACCAAGGATCATAAAAATCAACAGATAACTGTTCAGATAATCACGAGGCTGAAGTAATGCCCATACAGGTGTTACACTGGCAATTAAAATATAAGCAAAAATAATAAGATGCCATGTACCAAGGCTTACATAGATTGGGAAGTTAAGTCCAAGTGCAATTGCAACTACCAGTAATATAACTGCTACTGCTGTATTTACCCATTTATTAAATTTTGAATATTTCAAGAAAAATCCAAGTGCCACTGCTTCTATGATGAATAACATAGAGGTTGTTGCAACAGCTCCATTTGCCACTACTTTTGTAACTGCTCCTGATTCACTTGTTGCGAATCCATTAAATGTTCCGGCTACGACATCAGCAAATGCTGCGACAACCAGAATACAGAACAGCCAGCAGAATAACAGGAATAATTTCTTACCTAATTTTCCAATGTACTCTTCAATGATGTAACCAATTGTACGGCCTTTGTTCTTTACAGATGCATACATAGATGCGAAATCCTGAACTGCTCCGAAGAATACACCACCAATTAAAATCCATAAGAGAACCGGAAGCCATCCGAAGATTGCTGCCTGAATTGGTCCGTTGATCGGACCTGCTCCTGCGATTGATGCAAACTGATGACCAAATACTACGTTAGTATCAGCCGGTACATAATCCACTCCGTCTTCTAATTCATACGCCGGAGTTTTTGCATTCGGGTCAATGCCCCATTTGTTTTGGAGATAACGGCCATACAGAAGATAAGCTCCTCCGAGCACTACGATGGCAATTATCATCATAAGTATTCCACTCATAATAATCCCTCTTTCTTTATATTTTGATTATATATTAATCTCAGGAACACCAATCAGCATTTCTGAAATTATTATCGATCTTGCGTATATGTTTCCATACAATAAAAAAACGCCTTCGCTATCCTTTCGGATAACAAAGGCGGATTTATCTTCCGTGGTACCACTTTGTATTACTGCATTTATCACTAACTACAGTCTCTCATCACTGTCATTCTCAAACAGTTTCTTCTGTAACGTGAAGATTACGTCCCTGCTTACTTTAGCTCTGATGTTAAATATGTTAAGTATTTCAGAGGGATGCTCCCGGGTGATATCACAAAATCCGTTCTGTCGCTTCGCACCACCCAACGACTCTCTGAAATCGCGTTCTCTTTTGTGACGTATCCCTTTCACTGCATTTCTTTTCTTTAACTATATTATGTTTTACACTTTTTTGCGTTAAAGCGCAAGAGACTATTTTAACATAATTAACAATAATACAAAGGACTGTTTGTGCAGTTTTTACAATTCCATTTTTTTGATATGAAATCTTGTTATATTTTATTAAATATCTCTACTGCCTTTTGTGCAAAGCGCTTCCCATAAATATTAAAATACTCTTTATAATTTCCCATTCCATTGAACTTTTCCATATTATTATTTACTCCGACCGGTCCAAGATGAATCACTGGCTTTCCACAAGCCATACCGCCTGAATAGCACAGCATTCCCTTTACCATCTCAATTGTCAAAATAGACTGAATGACCTGAGTTCCGCCACCATGTGTGTACTGCTCTGTTGCAAATGCGCCACCCATTTTTCCCGGAAACTCTAACTCTCCTGCTTTTTCAAACAACCAATTATGAATCTGCGGTGTCATCTGTGCCATATATGACGGAGAGCCGACTACGATTCCTTTTGCTTCCTTTACAAAATCTTCATCCACTTTTTCAATAGAAAATGCTCTGGCTTCTACTCCTGAGACTTCATTCATTCCATCGGCAATCCATTCTGCTGCCTGTTTTGTATTTTCAGTTTCTGAGTGGTAAATAACTGCAAGCTTCATAATAATTTCCTCCATCATTTGTGTATCGGTTTATATAGGTTTCATCCCTTGTTCAAACGCCCCCTCAGAGGTCATGTTGCAAGCGAGATGTATGTTTAGAAGATTAAACGTATTTCTTTATTTCTTCGATCACAATTTTCAAAGCTTTGATCCGGGCATATTTCTTATCTACGGATTCCAGAATATGCCACGGTGCGTATTCTGTGTTCGTCTTTTGAAGCATTTCATTCACCGCAACTTCATATTCATCCCATTTTTCCCGATTTCTCCAGTCTTCATCGGTACTCTTCCACTGTTTCTCCGGATTATTTTGCCGCTCTTGAAATCTCGCCAGCTGGGTATCTTTATCGATCTGTACCCAGAACTTAATAATCACAGCGCCCCAGTCTTTTAATTCTTTTTCGAATTCATTGATTTCATTATAGGCACGCTGCCAGTCATTTTCACTGCAGAATCCTTCCAGGCGTTCTACCATCACTCTGCCGTACCAGGTTCTGTCAAATATCGCAATATGCCCACTTTTTGGCAGTCTCGTCCAAAAACGCCACAGATAATGTCTTGCTTTTTCATGCGGTTCCGGGCTGGCAATCGGTTGTACCTCATAACCTCTTGGATCAAGCGCCTCGGTAATTCGTTTGATATTGCCGCCTTTTCCTGCTGCATCCCAGCCTTCATATGTGATAATGACCGGAATCCTTTTCCGATAAAGTTTATTATGCAGTTTTCCTAATTCTATCTGAAGCTGTTTTAATTCTTTCTTGTATTCTTCGTCATTCAGTATTTTGTCCTGCAAATCAATATCTGCAAGACGTGGAATTGGTTCCAGCGGAAATACATTCTGCAAGATTGGCACCGAATGCGCCTGATTCTGCAATGCCACTTCAATGTTGCTCACCAGCGTCTCCATCACCTGCAGCTCTGCCCACTTCTGGTCACCTGCATCAATGATATACCATGGTGCGGAAGATGCATTTGTATCTGACATGTACTTTGAAAATGCCTTTTTGCATTTTTTATAATGTGCATTTTCCCACTGATCGAACAGGGAAACGCGCCATTTTGTATCCTTGTTT
The sequence above is drawn from the Dorea formicigenerans genome and encodes:
- a CDS encoding GntR family transcriptional regulator; this encodes MTKYEIIKQEIKEQIKDNILKPNQVIKSENEMCQCYKVSRVTVRKAIDELCAEGILYRIKGKGCFVRELADQKRSRIYSFTEAVRNEGKLPGKKQLSLEKKEADTYLADKLQIEEGEEIFEIRSLYYADGIPYSLNTAVLPAKRFEKLDFFDFNNRSLYEVLGSFYGTYMYRVRQTLEATTADVSVSRLLERDESQPLLRIKAISYCLEDNQEIPVEYYEAYILTDIQNYYVEKFH
- the pnuC gene encoding nicotinamide riboside transporter PnuC; amino-acid sequence: MNKIKEFFTDWSWKEKAWLAFVLIVQTVAWAIQKESLFMLVMTLTSSLNLVLGAKGKVAGLYFAIINSALYAINCMGIPLYGEVMYNLIYSIPVSAIAIFTWKKNMTKGGEVKFRTMTPKIMLTTVAVTIIGVLGYMQILKWMGGNLPFMDSLTTVVSVVASFLYLLRFSEQWAMWAIVNALSIVMWIMVFMQGDSSALLIIIMKTINFINSTYGFLNWRKIAKETA
- a CDS encoding PfkB family carbohydrate kinase, whose protein sequence is MRTLVVGAAIVDLMMKVERLPKSGEDIPCKETKTVVGGCAYNVANTLRNLKCEHDLCVPVGSGSFADIIRRGMKEKGYEPMIEEPGEDNGYCLSLVEADGERTFITVQGAECHFKKEWFEQIDMDNYENIYIAGYQVCGKSGEIISQWLKTVENVEEKHIFFAPGPMITAIESETMENLFALKPILHINEAEAKGYTQQENVEEAVRALYEKSGNLVFVTLGAEGTLFYDGKEMRRVASVKTNVVDTVGAGDSHIGAIIAGMSKGMKVEDAVLLANRTAAAIVGTSGPVMDLEEFQKISEEWENE
- a CDS encoding ADP-ribosylglycohydrolase family protein, yielding MELRDKIAGALYGMALGDAMGMPAELWGRERARKFFGGKITEFIDGPKENDVAFNYNKAQFTDDTGQAMVLLDSLKATDYRPDASDIAKRMLEWAEKENAFENNILGPTSKVALANFRDGVDASAITNKALSNGSSMRIAPIGCLFTPDQRKELIDYVYGVSKTTHTSDVTIAGAAMIAEGVASAIVNDDFEQVLSDILSVEEAGYEKGCETFSPRLAERVKIGVQIAKEYADDEDAFSKKIYDVIGAGVGIIESVPAAVSIAYYTQDPNKCCLMCANLGGDTDTIGAMATAICGAFVGYSKINPEYTELLRVQNPETDFEEYINILEKGRELLGCGR
- a CDS encoding carbon starvation CstA family protein; this translates as MSGILMMIIAIVVLGGAYLLYGRYLQNKWGIDPNAKTPAYELEDGVDYVPADTNVVFGHQFASIAGAGPINGPIQAAIFGWLPVLLWILIGGVFFGAVQDFASMYASVKNKGRTIGYIIEEYIGKLGKKLFLLFCWLFCILVVAAFADVVAGTFNGFATSESGAVTKVVANGAVATTSMLFIIEAVALGFFLKYSKFNKWVNTAVAVILLVVAIALGLNFPIYVSLGTWHLIIFAYILIASVTPVWALLQPRDYLNSYLLIFMILGAVIGVFVANPACNLEAFTAFSIPDANGNPQYMFPILFVTIACGAVSGFHSLVSSGTASKQIKNEKNMLPVSFGAMLMESMLAVLALIAVASFGKGEAAAQGLTTQPQIFAGAIANFLSAIGLPHSLVFTLINLAVSAFALTSLDSVARVGRLSFQEFWIDSDVEDENMSPFLKVVTNKYFATIITLVLAYFLTKVGYAEIWPLFGSANQLLSVLALVACAVFLKKTKRQGFMLWGPMVFMMAVTFTALGMTIVKLTKAFMTTGLDFGNTLQLIFAVLLLILGVLVAIQGIKKLLEKSEDKKVTA
- a CDS encoding flavodoxin family protein, encoding MKLAVIYHSETENTKQAAEWIADGMNEVSGVEARAFSIEKVDEDFVKEAKGIVVGSPSYMAQMTPQIHNWLFEKAGELEFPGKMGGAFATEQYTHGGGTQVIQSILTIEMVKGMLCYSGGMACGKPVIHLGPVGVNNNMEKFNGMGNYKEYFNIYGKRFAQKAVEIFNKI
- the pap gene encoding polyphosphate:AMP phosphotransferase — encoded protein: MLMNWNPARMPEKDEMKLRLSTARKQLYDLQMKIKEHKIPVIVLFEGWGTSGKGSTIGKVIRNIDPRFFKVVTMSEPTDEELRYPFLYRFFKEIPEAGKFTFLDSGWLEQICREHLEGKTDEKEYASRIESVRNFERQLTDNGYLVLKFFMQIEKKEQKEREQKLLENKDTKWRVSLFDQWENAHYKKCKKAFSKYMSDTNASSAPWYIIDAGDQKWAELQVMETLVSNIEVALQNQAHSVPILQNVFPLEPIPRLADIDLQDKILNDEEYKKELKQLQIELGKLHNKLYRKRIPVIITYEGWDAAGKGGNIKRITEALDPRGYEVQPIASPEPHEKARHYLWRFWTRLPKSGHIAIFDRTWYGRVMVERLEGFCSENDWQRAYNEINEFEKELKDWGAVIIKFWVQIDKDTQLARFQERQNNPEKQWKSTDEDWRNREKWDEYEVAVNEMLQKTNTEYAPWHILESVDKKYARIKALKIVIEEIKKYV